The segment ACGAAGAATCGGGACTTCTATGATGGAGAATTTCCGTTCGTAACGCCGACGGATTTAGACTGGCATAGCTATTTCGTGCGCACGACCCATTCGACGATCACCAAATTGTCGAAAGACCAGCACAAGAACCAGATGCTTCCGGCAGGGGCGACCACGTTCACATGCATCGGGAACACGATCGGTAAGTGTGGGATCACGTCAGAGATGAGCCTTACGAACCAGCAGATCAACAGTATCGTTCCCAATGAAGAGCACGACGGGCGCTTTGTCTACTACCTCATGCTCCACAACAAGGATGCTATACGGTCTATAGGATTGAGCGGAGGTGCGGCTCAGCCGATTATCAACAAGACGACCTTTTCGAACGTGAAGGTCTGCGTTCCTAGCCTCCATACCCAAGAGCGAATTGCGGGGGTGCTTTCTGCCTATGACGATCTGATTGAGAATAACCGGCGGCGGATTGCGTTGTTGGAGCAGGCGGCGCGGCTTCTGTATCGTGAATGGTTCGTCCATTTCCGCTTTCCCGGCCATGAGACCAGCAAATTCGTCAATGGCCTACCGGAGGGGTGGAAGCGCATGAAGCTTGCTGATGCTTCACAATACATATCTCGCGGGATTGCTCCGAAGTATGATGATGAAGCAAATGGCTTGGTAATCAATCAAAAGTGTATTCGCGATAATAGAGCGACGCTCCAGCTTGCCAGAAAACAGTCGAAACGGGTGCCAGACAAAAAGCTGGTGCAAGCATTAGACGTATTGGTGAACTCTACAGGTAAAGGTACGCTAGGTCGTATCGCTCAGTTCCATGGCGAACGAGACAATCTGACAGTCGATAGCCACGTTTCTATTGTCCGTCCATCAGAAAGTGTTGATCCGTTCTGGTTTGGAGCTGCCGTGATTGAAAAGGAAACGCTGATTGAGACGCTCGGCAAAGGCTCGACCAGCCAAACAGAGTTGAGTAAAGAGGACCTTGGACGAGTTGGTTTAGTTGTTCCTGATCGGGGCATACAGTGCGAGTTCAGCCTTAAGGTTGCTCCAACTCGCAAACAAGTAGAACAGCTCTTGCTTCAAAACGATAAGCTTGCCAAAGCCCGAGATCTTCTCCTTCCGCGTTTAATGGATGGACGTATTCCCGTTTAGGTGTAATATCCAGCCATGAATCAATTCACCGAAGACCAACTGGTCCAGAAGACAATGTCTGATTATCTGGTCACCAAGCATGGCTGGCGATCCGTCATGGCTTGGAACCAGGAAACCTTTGGGCCAGAGGGTACCCTTGGACGCAAATCTGACAAGGAAGCGATCCTAACCCGCTATCTGTCAGAAGCGCTGGTTACTCTGAACCCCGGTCTGCCGGACGAGGCCTATAAAATGGCCTTGCAGAAGATCACCGAGATCTTTGGTTCTCAGTCGCTCATCAGGATCAATCAGGAGAAATACGCCCTGATCCGGGACGGGGTTCAGGTGAAGTTCCGACAGGATGGCGAGCAGAAGGTGGAGCATCTGCGCGTGTTTGATTTTGACACGCCGGAGAATAACGACTTTCTCTGTGTCCGTGAGCTGTGGATCGGAGGCTATGCCCATCGGCGACGCGCAGACATCGTGGGCTTCGTCAACGGGTTGCCGTTGTTGTTCTGTGAACTGAAGCGCCCCGACAAGGATCTGCGCCGCGCCTATGCCGAAAATCTAACCGACTACAAGGATACCGTTCCGCATCTCTTCCATTTCAACGCCTTTGTCATCCTCGCCAATGGCGAAGAGGGCAGGCTGGGCTCGATCAGCGCCGACTATGAGCATTATGCTGAATGGCTCAAACTCGATGAAAACGACAGGCGGGACGCTCGGCTGCCGATGGAAGCTTTGTTGAAGATCGTCTGCGACAAACGGCGATTCATGGACCTGTTCGAGAACTTCATCCTGTTTGCCGACACAGCGAATGGACCGGCAAAGATCATCGCCAAGAACCACCAATATCTGGGTGTGAACCGCGCAGTTGAGGCGGTGAAGACCCGTGAGGATCTGGAGCGCAAGCTCGGTGTCTTCTGGCATACGCAAGGGTCGGGCAAGTCCTTCTCAATGGCCATGTTCGCACAGAAGGTGCATCGCAAGCTGGGTGGTGACTTCACGTTCCTGATTCTGACCGACCGTACCGATCTGGACAACCAGATCTACAAGACCTTCGCCTCTGTTGGGCTGGCCAACAATGACAAAGATGCCTGTCGGGCTTCGTCGGCCAAGAATTTGCGTGAACTACTGGGGCAGCAGAAGAAGGTCATCTTCACGATGATCCAGAAGTTCACTGATGAAGAGGCAAAGAATGGCGTCTATTCGACCAGCGACAAGTTGATCGTTGTTACGGACGAGGCGCATCGTACCCAATATGGCATGTTGGCCCTGAACATGCGCAAAGGGCTGCCAAACGCCAGCTTTATCGGCTTCACAGGAACGCCTCTGTTTGCCAATGACGAGATCACCAAGCAAGTCTTTGGCGGATACCTGTCCACCTACAATTTTCAGGATGCCATCGTGGACGGTGCGACCCTGCCGCTCTTCTATGATGCGCGGGGTGATAAGCTGAAGATCGCTGGGGCTGACCTCAATGAACAGCTCGCCGAAGCGATTGCGGATGCCGAGATTGAAGACGCGGATGTTGCCGCCAAGCTTTCCGATGCTCTGAAACGCGAATATCATGTTGTGACCGCCGAACCACGCTTGCGGCATATCGCAAGGGATTTCGCCTGGCACTTCTCAACCAACTGGGAAAGTGGCAAGGCGATGTTCGTCGCCATCGACAAGATCACCGCAGTCCGGATGTACAATTACATCCAAGAAGAATGGAAAGCCCGCATTGATGCTCTTGAAGCTGAGCTCAAATCTGTCACGGATGACCAGGAGCGGATCCAGCGAGAATCCCAGATCGCATGGATGCGCGAAACAGAAATGGCTGTGGTGGTCAGCGACGAACAGAACGAGATCAAGAAGTTCAAGGACTGGGGGCTCGACATCATCCCGCACCGCAAGCGGATGAACGATGGCTTCACGGTCAAGGAACTGGTCGGTGGCCGCGAGGACGAAAGGCGGCTGGACGTGGAAACTGCTTTCAAGCGAGAGCAGCATCCTTTCCGAGTCGTGATCGTCTGTGCCATGTGGCTGACGGGCTTTGACGTCCCTTCGCTCTCCACCCTCTATCTTGACAAACCACTGCGAGCCCACACGCTGATGCAGGCCATTGCCCGTGCGAACCGCGTGAAAGAAGGCAAGAACAATGGCCTGATCGTGGACTATTGCGGCATTCTCAAAAACTTGAGGAAAGCTCTTGCGACCTTTGCCGGACACACTGGCGGGGGTGTCATGGGCGGAGAGGGTGGACAACCAGCTCCTGAAGTCGATCCAGTCAATCCCGAAGAAAAGCTTCGAAACGAGCTCATCGAAGCCATCGCCTTGGTTGATGAACGCCTGCGGAATGAAGGGTTTGATATGGAGCGCCTGAAGAAGGCTGAGGGGTTCAACAAGCTGAAGGCTCTGAAGGATGCCAAGGAGACGATCAACAAGAATGACGAGACTCGTAAAGGGTTCGAGATTGCTGCGCGAGCCGTCTTCCGCAAATACAAGGCCTGCCTGACTTTTGCCTGGGCGGAGGATTTCAAGGGCTCATATCAGGCGATCAACTACATCTATAGCTCTTTGCAGGACGACAAAGCAGAAGCGGATACGACCTCGATCATCAAAAAGCTCAACGAAATAGTCGCAGACGCTATTCAGATCACACCGGATACCCAGGGGGACCGGATCTTTGATATCTCAAAGGTGAATTTCGATCTTCTGCGCAAGGAATTTGCAAAGAGCGAGAGGAAGGCCTGCGATACACAGGATCTGCGTGAGGTGATAAGCAATCGGTTGGCGAAAATGCTGGCGGCTAACCCCACACTCACCGATTTTGAAGAGCGCTTCGACAAGATCATCAAGGACTACAACAAGGAAAAGGACAAGAACACTATCGAGGCCACCTTTGAGGCCCTTATGAATCTTGCTGCGGAAATGGAAGCCGAGGCTCAGTCTCATGTGGCGCTCGGCCTCACTGCTGAACAGAAACCGATCTTTGACCTTCTGTTTCGAGAGGACCTTTCCAAGGACGAGATCAAGCAGATTAAGTCAGCTTCGGTTGCTGTGCTTGAGGCGATCAAGAGCAAGATGGAACAAGTCCACGATGTTTTTCAGAAACAAGCAACGCGCGATGGTCTGCGACAGGAAATTTATGATCTTCTTTATGATGAGCGAACCGGCTTACCTGCTTCGAAGTATGATGATGACGAGCTCGACGCCCGAACTGATCAACTATTCGCCTTCTTTGAGAATAGCCATCACCAGGGATATGCCCCTGCCGCGATGGTCTGAGATTGAACATTGCCTCAGCGTGGGTTGAAGTTTCGTGGCTGGGAGACTGTTTTAGAGAAGCGACTCTTTTTTATTGAGTTTTATCCTGTCAAACGTGGTACGAAAACGTGGTACGAGGCGATTATTGCGAATGATCTAATATAATATATATTTCAATAATTTAAGATGGTATCTAGGGGTGGGGTATCCATCGCGCCGGGGTCACCATTTCTTGATTTCCACTTGTTTTGCTGGCTGGTTTGCCTTGTGCCATAAATGGTCGGGTGGGGTCTGTTTCGTGCGAATCAGATTGGCGTTTGGCTGAAATCCGGTGTGTCAGCGCAGATCAATTGCGTTGGATGTGTCTGGAAATTTCCAGTCTGGAGGCCGGCCATGCCAAGTGCCCGTGGCCAGCGATTGCTGAACCTTCTCTCAGAACCTTCTCTCAATGGCATGGCTAGTTGGAAGCCGAAATGTGTCAGCTGGTGGGTCTGGTTGGTTTTCACTCCTTCAGTCTCCTCTTGATGGCTAATAACGAAGAAGGAGGCGTTAGGGAATTTTCCCTAAAGGCCTTTGTTGTAAAGTCTTTTCATTTGCTGAAATGGCCTGAACACCTCTGCTAGGTGCAGGGGCTTATGTCTGTGGTCATTTCAATCACAAAGAATGAGTCGGCTCCCCTGGGGCCTGAATCTCCTCCCCGCAAACTGTATAAGATGCGTTCATTGTGCCGGTCCTTGCCCTTGTCAGGTGAAGCGCTTCATCTGGACGGAGGGCAAATCTCCCAGTCCGTCGTTTTTGGTAAGTTAATGTTAAGTTACTTATCACTACTCTATCAGGAGTTGCACCTGATGGGGTTCCACATGACTGTTTCCTTGAAGAACAAGAATATGCCGATTTCGGTTCGAATTGCACTTTTGGCCTTCGTTCCCTTGTTCGCACTTGTTGCGCTTGCCGGGTTTGAACTGGTGACCAAGCGACAACAACTGGTGGAGGCGGAGGCCGTTGTCCAAGTTGCCCGGATTGCGCCGTCTATTTCCGGGCTTGTGCATGAGTTGCAAAA is part of the Cohaesibacter intestini genome and harbors:
- a CDS encoding restriction endonuclease subunit S, giving the protein MSWQVKPISDLGKVVTGKTPSTKNRDFYDGEFPFVTPTDLDWHSYFVRTTHSTITKLSKDQHKNQMLPAGATTFTCIGNTIGKCGITSEMSLTNQQINSIVPNEEHDGRFVYYLMLHNKDAIRSIGLSGGAAQPIINKTTFSNVKVCVPSLHTQERIAGVLSAYDDLIENNRRRIALLEQAARLLYREWFVHFRFPGHETSKFVNGLPEGWKRMKLADASQYISRGIAPKYDDEANGLVINQKCIRDNRATLQLARKQSKRVPDKKLVQALDVLVNSTGKGTLGRIAQFHGERDNLTVDSHVSIVRPSESVDPFWFGAAVIEKETLIETLGKGSTSQTELSKEDLGRVGLVVPDRGIQCEFSLKVAPTRKQVEQLLLQNDKLAKARDLLLPRLMDGRIPV
- a CDS encoding type I restriction endonuclease subunit R, with amino-acid sequence MNQFTEDQLVQKTMSDYLVTKHGWRSVMAWNQETFGPEGTLGRKSDKEAILTRYLSEALVTLNPGLPDEAYKMALQKITEIFGSQSLIRINQEKYALIRDGVQVKFRQDGEQKVEHLRVFDFDTPENNDFLCVRELWIGGYAHRRRADIVGFVNGLPLLFCELKRPDKDLRRAYAENLTDYKDTVPHLFHFNAFVILANGEEGRLGSISADYEHYAEWLKLDENDRRDARLPMEALLKIVCDKRRFMDLFENFILFADTANGPAKIIAKNHQYLGVNRAVEAVKTREDLERKLGVFWHTQGSGKSFSMAMFAQKVHRKLGGDFTFLILTDRTDLDNQIYKTFASVGLANNDKDACRASSAKNLRELLGQQKKVIFTMIQKFTDEEAKNGVYSTSDKLIVVTDEAHRTQYGMLALNMRKGLPNASFIGFTGTPLFANDEITKQVFGGYLSTYNFQDAIVDGATLPLFYDARGDKLKIAGADLNEQLAEAIADAEIEDADVAAKLSDALKREYHVVTAEPRLRHIARDFAWHFSTNWESGKAMFVAIDKITAVRMYNYIQEEWKARIDALEAELKSVTDDQERIQRESQIAWMRETEMAVVVSDEQNEIKKFKDWGLDIIPHRKRMNDGFTVKELVGGREDERRLDVETAFKREQHPFRVVIVCAMWLTGFDVPSLSTLYLDKPLRAHTLMQAIARANRVKEGKNNGLIVDYCGILKNLRKALATFAGHTGGGVMGGEGGQPAPEVDPVNPEEKLRNELIEAIALVDERLRNEGFDMERLKKAEGFNKLKALKDAKETINKNDETRKGFEIAARAVFRKYKACLTFAWAEDFKGSYQAINYIYSSLQDDKAEADTTSIIKKLNEIVADAIQITPDTQGDRIFDISKVNFDLLRKEFAKSERKACDTQDLREVISNRLAKMLAANPTLTDFEERFDKIIKDYNKEKDKNTIEATFEALMNLAAEMEAEAQSHVALGLTAEQKPIFDLLFREDLSKDEIKQIKSASVAVLEAIKSKMEQVHDVFQKQATRDGLRQEIYDLLYDERTGLPASKYDDDELDARTDQLFAFFENSHHQGYAPAAMV